Proteins co-encoded in one Actinomadura luteofluorescens genomic window:
- a CDS encoding HAD family hydrolase, with the protein MTASLRPPRALLLDFGGVLVETSKRDGWQAALSKEVHATLAGAGSRELDAAAIETDIRAGAAADKCWKDAMSRPYAPRETTHAAFWGDYVAADWPAPARQLVVAHATPLCKRMGELRQERRTRPGIPELLDAAAGFGIPCAVVSNALSGAVHRDYTASTGLAGKLALEVYSDEVGIRKPNPEMIWIATRALGVEPSDAWYVGDNFDRDVLCGHRAGIGGNVLMVAKGTHDVPYEVRCRPDAVVDDGHGLLDLLTATIEGEQ; encoded by the coding sequence GTGACCGCGTCCCTGCGCCCGCCGCGGGCGCTGCTGCTGGACTTCGGCGGCGTGCTGGTCGAGACGTCCAAGCGGGACGGCTGGCAGGCGGCCCTTTCCAAGGAGGTGCACGCGACCCTCGCCGGAGCGGGCTCCCGCGAGCTGGACGCCGCCGCGATCGAGACCGACATCAGGGCGGGCGCGGCCGCGGACAAGTGCTGGAAGGACGCCATGTCCCGCCCGTACGCCCCGCGCGAGACGACCCACGCCGCGTTCTGGGGCGACTACGTGGCGGCCGACTGGCCCGCGCCCGCGCGGCAGCTCGTCGTCGCGCACGCCACCCCGCTGTGCAAGCGGATGGGCGAGCTGCGGCAGGAGCGCCGCACCCGTCCCGGCATCCCCGAACTGCTCGACGCCGCCGCCGGGTTCGGCATCCCCTGCGCGGTCGTGAGCAACGCGCTGTCCGGCGCGGTGCACCGGGACTACACCGCCTCGACCGGGCTGGCGGGCAAGCTGGCTCTGGAGGTCTACAGCGACGAGGTCGGGATCCGCAAACCCAACCCGGAGATGATCTGGATCGCGACCCGCGCCCTCGGCGTCGAGCCCTCGGACGCGTGGTATGTCGGCGACAACTTCGACCGGGACGTCCTGTGCGGGCACCGCGCCGGCATCGGCGGGAACGTGCTGATGGTGGCCAAGGGCACCCATGACGTCCCGTACGAGGTCCGGTGCCGTCCCGACGCCGTCGTCGACGACGGGCACGGGCTGCTGGACCTGCTCACCGCCACGATCGAAGGAGAACAATGA
- a CDS encoding inositol monophosphatase family protein, translating to MSVDVPASRELAGIAELAARATGDRLRTAFRSRPEVDLKRDIHDPVTVHDRAAEETIREVLAEHTPGSVVVGEEGGVGGGDGGDGDLRWFVDPIDGTANFAVGLPFFCVSIGAAMGGELVAGVVYDPVRDDMFTASLGGATCNGEPIHSRGATRDENAVLVTGYPNAREMHRRGEESLRSFGSLVNAFATVRRPGSAALTLAHVAAGWADVAYGTSVNAWDVAAAVLLVRQAGGTYLPLDGEPGGSDWEAPGYLACVGGFDLGGSAIAEVAGLVNAGEPA from the coding sequence ATGAGCGTCGACGTCCCCGCCTCGCGGGAGCTCGCCGGGATCGCCGAACTCGCCGCCCGCGCCACGGGGGACCGTCTGCGGACGGCGTTCCGGTCGCGTCCCGAGGTCGATCTCAAGCGCGACATCCACGACCCGGTCACCGTGCACGACCGGGCGGCGGAGGAGACGATCCGGGAGGTGCTGGCCGAGCACACCCCCGGCAGCGTCGTCGTCGGTGAGGAGGGCGGCGTGGGCGGCGGAGACGGCGGGGACGGCGACCTGCGCTGGTTCGTCGACCCCATCGACGGGACCGCCAACTTCGCCGTCGGCCTGCCGTTCTTCTGCGTGTCCATCGGCGCGGCCATGGGCGGCGAACTGGTGGCGGGCGTGGTGTACGACCCGGTGCGCGACGACATGTTCACCGCGTCCCTGGGCGGCGCCACCTGCAACGGCGAGCCGATCCACAGCCGCGGAGCGACCCGCGACGAGAACGCGGTGCTCGTCACCGGCTACCCGAACGCGCGGGAGATGCATCGCCGCGGTGAGGAGTCGCTGCGGAGTTTCGGCTCGCTGGTGAACGCGTTCGCCACCGTGCGACGTCCGGGCAGCGCCGCCCTCACCCTCGCCCACGTCGCCGCCGGATGGGCGGACGTGGCCTACGGAACGTCCGTCAACGCGTGGGACGTCGCGGCGGCCGTGCTGCTGGTCAGGCAGGCCGGCGGCACCTACCTGCCGCTGGACGGGGAGCCCGGCGGCAGCGACTGGGAGGCCCCCGGGTACCTGGCGTGCGTGGGCGGCTTCGACCTCGGCGGCTCCGCCATCGCCGAGGTCGCGGGACTCGTGAACGCCGGGGAGCCGGCATGA
- a CDS encoding Cof-type HAD-IIB family hydrolase — MSATGLRTVDWIVTDLDGTLVGRDLKIVESSLAALRRFVASGGTVVIATGRSEEAALPYYRALDLTTPAILYNGARVVDLGTGAVLHRRCLDVAAWAKLTPLFAELPSGVWPVAFAQGRAHTTGSSAALREYARRDGIDLGHIASWDDLPLDDIVKVMLICDRPELMDPTEEAVAAVVSGVTLVRSESTYLEVLPAGATKGTALRELAAARGVALSAVAAIGDNPNDLDMIQAAGLGAAVGDGAEIVRSAADVVVGPCDEGAVADLVARVLP; from the coding sequence ATGAGCGCCACCGGGCTGCGGACGGTCGACTGGATCGTCACCGACCTGGACGGAACGCTCGTCGGGCGCGACCTGAAGATCGTCGAGTCGAGCCTGGCCGCGCTGCGCCGCTTCGTCGCCTCCGGCGGCACCGTCGTCATCGCCACCGGGCGCAGCGAGGAGGCCGCGCTGCCGTACTACCGAGCGCTCGACCTGACCACCCCCGCCATCCTGTACAACGGGGCCCGCGTGGTCGACCTCGGCACCGGCGCCGTCCTGCACCGGCGCTGCCTCGACGTCGCCGCCTGGGCGAAGCTCACGCCGCTGTTCGCCGAGCTGCCCTCGGGCGTCTGGCCGGTCGCGTTCGCCCAGGGCCGCGCCCACACCACGGGTTCCTCAGCGGCGCTGCGGGAGTACGCCCGCCGCGACGGGATCGACCTCGGGCACATCGCGTCGTGGGACGACCTGCCGCTCGACGACATCGTCAAGGTCATGCTCATCTGCGACCGTCCCGAGCTGATGGATCCCACGGAGGAGGCGGTGGCGGCGGTCGTGTCCGGCGTCACCCTGGTCAGGTCCGAGAGCACCTACCTGGAGGTGCTGCCCGCGGGCGCGACCAAGGGCACGGCGCTGCGCGAGCTGGCCGCGGCCCGGGGCGTGGCCCTGAGCGCCGTCGCGGCGATCGGCGACAACCCGAACGACCTGGACATGATCCAGGCCGCCGGTCTCGGCGCCGCCGTCGGGGACGGCGCCGAGATCGTCCGGTCCGCCGCCGACGTGGTGGTGGGCCCCTGCGACGAGGGCGCCGTCGCCGACCTCGTGGCCCGCGTCCTGCCGTGA
- a CDS encoding MBL fold metallo-hydrolase, which yields MILTVVGCAGSVPGPEAACSCYLLEHDGFRLLLDAGTGALGPLQRFADPCAIDAVVISHRHRDHCSDLVPLAYLRDRRGATARLPVIAPAGTGAHVAAPPGYGRILDWQAPPAGPSGLGPLTIETAPVRHSVPAQAVRVTAGSASLTYSGDSGECAELLELARGTDVLLCEAAAAVETPGSAAAHLTPAQAARLAREAGAAHLVLTHLRPWADPMAALREARASYRGPVTLATPGLRLIA from the coding sequence GTGATCCTGACCGTCGTCGGCTGCGCCGGCTCCGTCCCGGGGCCGGAGGCCGCGTGCTCCTGCTACCTGCTGGAACACGACGGCTTCCGGCTCCTGCTGGACGCCGGGACGGGGGCGCTCGGCCCCCTGCAGCGCTTCGCCGACCCGTGCGCGATCGACGCCGTCGTCATCAGCCACCGGCACCGCGACCACTGCTCGGACCTGGTGCCGCTCGCCTACCTGCGGGACCGCAGGGGCGCCACCGCCCGGCTGCCCGTGATCGCCCCGGCGGGGACCGGGGCGCACGTCGCGGCCCCGCCCGGCTACGGGCGGATCCTCGACTGGCAGGCCCCGCCCGCGGGACCGTCCGGGCTCGGACCGCTGACGATCGAGACGGCTCCGGTGCGGCATTCCGTACCGGCGCAGGCCGTCCGGGTCACCGCCGGATCCGCGAGCCTCACCTACTCGGGCGACTCCGGTGAATGCGCCGAGCTGCTGGAGCTTGCGCGCGGAACGGACGTCCTCCTGTGCGAGGCGGCTGCGGCCGTCGAGACCCCTGGCTCGGCCGCCGCCCACCTCACCCCGGCGCAGGCGGCGCGCCTGGCCCGGGAAGCCGGCGCCGCCCACCTCGTCCTCACGCACCTGCGCCCCTGGGCCGACCCCATGGCGGCCCTACGGGAGGCCCGCGCGTCTTATCGCGGGCCCGTGACCCTGGCGACTCCCGGCCTGAGACTGATCGCCTGA
- a CDS encoding carboxylesterase/lipase family protein — translation MKVGRRRPLPALVALIGAVGAATSCAGAQTARLSGGGGNDGQVVRTEYGAVRGRLDGEVRTFQGIPYAAPPVGALRWRDPRPPARWKGARDATRPGSPCPQEPGEVPTGSRNEDCLYLNVTTPKGDPAKPRPVIVWVHGGGFYMGAGSNYDAHRMAAQGDAVVVSVNYRVGVFGFFGHPGLEGSGTYGLKDQQTALSWVNRNIARFGGDPRNVTLAGQSAGAVSGCAHLTSPGARGLFSKVILQTGSCSVGWPDNFDYRGQKAAEILQPRTAVEARGRRTASEVGCTGDDQAVVACLRALPVDKLMPVLGQYMFPAYGTDVLPTRPADALRAGRFHHVPVLSGNTHDEATQSTAVYEDAGGGQRGPMTEQTFDTVMTETFGEDEKAVRAEYPRSSYDSAALAWSAIATDRKWVHAQYAMARDLARRVPVYEYEFADPNAPALAPGPPKMPMGAQHASELWYLFDLGGIPPKLDAEQRTLARQMLGYWTSFAATGRPATAGGPRWPLFRATGGRTPHVQSLAPGSGGIRPVDLAAEHHLRFWTDLAR, via the coding sequence ATGAAGGTCGGGAGGCGGCGCCCGCTACCGGCGCTGGTCGCGCTGATCGGGGCGGTGGGCGCCGCGACGTCGTGTGCCGGCGCCCAGACCGCGAGGCTCAGCGGCGGGGGCGGGAACGACGGTCAGGTCGTGCGCACCGAGTACGGGGCGGTCCGAGGCAGGCTCGACGGGGAGGTCCGGACCTTCCAGGGCATCCCCTATGCAGCGCCGCCGGTGGGCGCGCTGCGCTGGCGGGATCCGCGGCCGCCGGCACGGTGGAAGGGCGCGCGGGACGCCACCCGGCCGGGCTCGCCGTGCCCGCAGGAACCCGGCGAGGTTCCCACCGGGAGCAGGAACGAGGACTGCCTCTACCTGAACGTGACCACGCCGAAAGGCGACCCGGCCAAGCCCAGGCCGGTGATCGTGTGGGTGCACGGCGGCGGCTTCTACATGGGCGCCGGCAGCAACTACGACGCCCACCGCATGGCGGCCCAGGGCGACGCCGTCGTCGTCTCCGTCAACTACCGGGTCGGCGTGTTCGGCTTCTTCGGCCACCCCGGCCTGGAGGGATCCGGAACGTACGGCCTCAAGGACCAGCAGACCGCCCTGTCCTGGGTGAACCGCAACATCGCCAGGTTCGGCGGCGACCCCCGCAACGTCACCTTGGCCGGCCAGTCCGCGGGCGCGGTCAGCGGCTGCGCCCACCTCACCTCGCCGGGCGCGAGGGGCCTGTTCAGCAAGGTCATCCTGCAGACCGGCTCCTGCTCGGTCGGCTGGCCCGACAACTTCGACTACCGCGGGCAGAAGGCCGCGGAGATCCTCCAGCCGCGCACGGCCGTCGAGGCGCGCGGCCGGCGGACCGCCTCCGAGGTCGGCTGCACCGGCGACGACCAGGCGGTCGTCGCCTGCCTGCGCGCGCTTCCCGTGGACAAGCTGATGCCGGTGCTGGGGCAGTACATGTTCCCGGCCTACGGCACCGACGTGCTGCCGACCCGGCCGGCCGACGCGCTGCGTGCCGGACGGTTCCACCACGTGCCGGTGCTGTCGGGGAACACCCACGACGAGGCCACCCAGTCGACGGCGGTCTACGAGGACGCCGGCGGAGGCCAGCGCGGACCCATGACCGAGCAGACCTTCGACACGGTGATGACCGAGACGTTCGGCGAGGACGAGAAGGCGGTCAGGGCCGAGTACCCCCGCTCGTCCTACGACTCGGCGGCGCTGGCCTGGTCGGCGATCGCCACCGACCGCAAGTGGGTGCACGCGCAGTACGCCATGGCGCGTGACCTGGCCCGGCGCGTGCCGGTGTACGAGTACGAGTTCGCCGACCCGAACGCGCCGGCGCTGGCCCCGGGGCCCCCGAAGATGCCGATGGGCGCCCAGCACGCGTCCGAGCTGTGGTACCTGTTCGACCTGGGCGGCATTCCGCCCAAGCTGGACGCCGAACAGCGGACCCTCGCCCGGCAGATGCTCGGTTACTGGACGAGCTTCGCCGCGACGGGACGGCCCGCGACGGCCGGCGGCCCGCGGTGGCCGCTGTTCAGGGCGACCGGGGGCCGCACCCCTCACGTCCAGTCCCTCGCGCCCGGCAGCGGCGGCATCCGCCCCGTCGACCTGGCCGCCGAGCACCACCTCCGATTCTGGACGGACCTCGCCCGCTGA